One Dama dama isolate Ldn47 chromosome 16, ASM3311817v1, whole genome shotgun sequence DNA window includes the following coding sequences:
- the WDR31 gene encoding WD repeat-containing protein 31 isoform X3 → MKRLGSGCLNYFPKDNFTKQQVTKFTKFTALQIRQLTKKILLVWAAHNFQQPQGMLLLRCHPKRALPQKVSCRFCPVMGKLQSKFRHGTYRYSRPDGFIEERIQTKAFQEYSPAHVDTVSVVAALNSDLCVSGGKDKTVVAYNWRTGNAVKRFKGHEREITKIACIYKSSQFFSASRDKMVMMWDLQNSSQPRQQFSGHTMVVTGLTVSPDSSQLCTGSRDNTLLLWDVGTGRCSESASVSRNLVTHLCWVPQEPYVLQTSEDKTIRLWDSRGLQVAHTFPTQQHIQTHCAVSEDGHKCVSCSSGFGGEGCEATLWDLRQTRNRICEYRGHFQTVASCIFLPRALASMPAVATSSHDCKVKIWNQDTGACLFTLSLDGSGPLTSLAVADTISLLCASFSRGIHLLRVDHSRGLELREVAAF, encoded by the exons ATGAAG AGATTAGGAAGTGGCTGCCTGAACTATTTTCCAAAGGATAACTTTACAAAGCAGCAGGTCACCAAGTTTACAAAGTTTACAGCTTTACAAATACGGCAGCTCACCAAGAAGATCCTACTGGTTTGGGC GGCACACAACTTCCAGCAGCCACAAGGGATGCTGCTACTCAGGTGCCATCCAAAACGAGCTCTTCCCCAGAAGGTCTCGTGCAGGTTCTGTCCAGTGATGGGGAAACTGCAGAGCAAATTCAGACACGGCACTTACAGATACAG CAGGCCAGATGGATTTATCGAAGAGAGGATTCAAACTAAAGCCTTTCAAGAGTATAGCCCGGCTCACGTGGATACCGTCTCTGTTGTTGCTGCTCTGAACTCAGACCTCTGTGTCTCCGGAGGAAAAGATAAG ACAGTTGTGGCCTATAACTGGAGAACTGGAAATGCGGTGAAAAGGTTCAAAGGACATGAGCGTGAAATCACCAAG ATAGCGTGTATTTACAAATCAAGCCAGTTCTTCAGCGCCTCTCGTGATAAGATGGTCATGATGTGGGACTTGCAGAACTCCTCACAGCCAAGACAGCAGTTCTCTGGCCACACCATGGTGGTCACTGGACTGACCGTGAGTCCAG ATTCATCACAACTGTGTACCGGCTCCCGTGACAACACCCTGCTCTTGTGGGATGTGGGGACTGGACGGTGTTCAGAGAGTGCTTCAGTCTCCAGGAACCTG GTCACTCACTTGTGCTGGGTCCCCCAAGAACCTTACGTACTCCAGACCTCCGAGGATAAAACCATCAG ACTGTGGGACAGTCGGGGGCTGCAGGTAGCTCATACATTTCCCACCCAGCAGCACATCCAGACGCACTGCGCGGTCAGTGAGGATGGACACAAGTGTGTCTCCTGCAGCAGCGGCTTTGGAGGGGAAGGCTGTGAAGCCACG CTGTGGGACCTAAGGCAGACACGGAACAGAATCTGTGAGTACAGGGGGCACTTCCAGACCGTTGCGTCCTGTATCTTTCTACCCAGAGCTCTAGCCTCAATGCCTGCAGTTGCTACCTCATCACATGACTGCAAGGTGAAGATCTGGAATCAAGACACTGGAG cctgccttttcaccttgtcgCTGGATGGATCAGGACCTTTGACTTCCCTGGCGGTGGCCGACACCATCTCCTTATTGTGTGCGAGTTTCAGCAGAGGAATTCACTTACTCAGGGTGGACCACAGCCGAGGGCTGGAACTGCGGGAAGTGGCGGCATTCTGA
- the WDR31 gene encoding WD repeat-containing protein 31 isoform X2 — protein sequence MEKSESVSHSLRPSGLPPKLLCLWNSPSKNTKRLGSGCLNYFPKDNFTKQQVTKFTKFTALQIRQLTKKILLVWAAHNFQQPQGMLLLRCHPKRALPQKVSCRFCPVMGKLQSKFRHGTYRYRPDGFIEERIQTKAFQEYSPAHVDTVSVVAALNSDLCVSGGKDKTVVAYNWRTGNAVKRFKGHEREITKIACIYKSSQFFSASRDKMVMMWDLQNSSQPRQQFSGHTMVVTGLTVSPDSSQLCTGSRDNTLLLWDVGTGRCSESASVSRNLVTHLCWVPQEPYVLQTSEDKTIRLWDSRGLQVAHTFPTQQHIQTHCAVSEDGHKCVSCSSGFGGEGCEATLWDLRQTRNRICEYRGHFQTVASCIFLPRALASMPAVATSSHDCKVKIWNQDTGACLFTLSLDGSGPLTSLAVADTISLLCASFSRGIHLLRVDHSRGLELREVAAF from the exons atggaaaaaagtgaaagtgttagtcactctttgagacccagtggactgccgcccaagctcctctgtctgtggaattctccaagcaagaatactaaa AGATTAGGAAGTGGCTGCCTGAACTATTTTCCAAAGGATAACTTTACAAAGCAGCAGGTCACCAAGTTTACAAAGTTTACAGCTTTACAAATACGGCAGCTCACCAAGAAGATCCTACTGGTTTGGGC GGCACACAACTTCCAGCAGCCACAAGGGATGCTGCTACTCAGGTGCCATCCAAAACGAGCTCTTCCCCAGAAGGTCTCGTGCAGGTTCTGTCCAGTGATGGGGAAACTGCAGAGCAAATTCAGACACGGCACTTACAGATACAG GCCAGATGGATTTATCGAAGAGAGGATTCAAACTAAAGCCTTTCAAGAGTATAGCCCGGCTCACGTGGATACCGTCTCTGTTGTTGCTGCTCTGAACTCAGACCTCTGTGTCTCCGGAGGAAAAGATAAG ACAGTTGTGGCCTATAACTGGAGAACTGGAAATGCGGTGAAAAGGTTCAAAGGACATGAGCGTGAAATCACCAAG ATAGCGTGTATTTACAAATCAAGCCAGTTCTTCAGCGCCTCTCGTGATAAGATGGTCATGATGTGGGACTTGCAGAACTCCTCACAGCCAAGACAGCAGTTCTCTGGCCACACCATGGTGGTCACTGGACTGACCGTGAGTCCAG ATTCATCACAACTGTGTACCGGCTCCCGTGACAACACCCTGCTCTTGTGGGATGTGGGGACTGGACGGTGTTCAGAGAGTGCTTCAGTCTCCAGGAACCTG GTCACTCACTTGTGCTGGGTCCCCCAAGAACCTTACGTACTCCAGACCTCCGAGGATAAAACCATCAG ACTGTGGGACAGTCGGGGGCTGCAGGTAGCTCATACATTTCCCACCCAGCAGCACATCCAGACGCACTGCGCGGTCAGTGAGGATGGACACAAGTGTGTCTCCTGCAGCAGCGGCTTTGGAGGGGAAGGCTGTGAAGCCACG CTGTGGGACCTAAGGCAGACACGGAACAGAATCTGTGAGTACAGGGGGCACTTCCAGACCGTTGCGTCCTGTATCTTTCTACCCAGAGCTCTAGCCTCAATGCCTGCAGTTGCTACCTCATCACATGACTGCAAGGTGAAGATCTGGAATCAAGACACTGGAG cctgccttttcaccttgtcgCTGGATGGATCAGGACCTTTGACTTCCCTGGCGGTGGCCGACACCATCTCCTTATTGTGTGCGAGTTTCAGCAGAGGAATTCACTTACTCAGGGTGGACCACAGCCGAGGGCTGGAACTGCGGGAAGTGGCGGCATTCTGA
- the WDR31 gene encoding WD repeat-containing protein 31 isoform X1, with amino-acid sequence MEKSESVSHSLRPSGLPPKLLCLWNSPSKNTKRLGSGCLNYFPKDNFTKQQVTKFTKFTALQIRQLTKKILLVWAAHNFQQPQGMLLLRCHPKRALPQKVSCRFCPVMGKLQSKFRHGTYRYSRPDGFIEERIQTKAFQEYSPAHVDTVSVVAALNSDLCVSGGKDKTVVAYNWRTGNAVKRFKGHEREITKIACIYKSSQFFSASRDKMVMMWDLQNSSQPRQQFSGHTMVVTGLTVSPDSSQLCTGSRDNTLLLWDVGTGRCSESASVSRNLVTHLCWVPQEPYVLQTSEDKTIRLWDSRGLQVAHTFPTQQHIQTHCAVSEDGHKCVSCSSGFGGEGCEATLWDLRQTRNRICEYRGHFQTVASCIFLPRALASMPAVATSSHDCKVKIWNQDTGACLFTLSLDGSGPLTSLAVADTISLLCASFSRGIHLLRVDHSRGLELREVAAF; translated from the exons atggaaaaaagtgaaagtgttagtcactctttgagacccagtggactgccgcccaagctcctctgtctgtggaattctccaagcaagaatactaaa AGATTAGGAAGTGGCTGCCTGAACTATTTTCCAAAGGATAACTTTACAAAGCAGCAGGTCACCAAGTTTACAAAGTTTACAGCTTTACAAATACGGCAGCTCACCAAGAAGATCCTACTGGTTTGGGC GGCACACAACTTCCAGCAGCCACAAGGGATGCTGCTACTCAGGTGCCATCCAAAACGAGCTCTTCCCCAGAAGGTCTCGTGCAGGTTCTGTCCAGTGATGGGGAAACTGCAGAGCAAATTCAGACACGGCACTTACAGATACAG CAGGCCAGATGGATTTATCGAAGAGAGGATTCAAACTAAAGCCTTTCAAGAGTATAGCCCGGCTCACGTGGATACCGTCTCTGTTGTTGCTGCTCTGAACTCAGACCTCTGTGTCTCCGGAGGAAAAGATAAG ACAGTTGTGGCCTATAACTGGAGAACTGGAAATGCGGTGAAAAGGTTCAAAGGACATGAGCGTGAAATCACCAAG ATAGCGTGTATTTACAAATCAAGCCAGTTCTTCAGCGCCTCTCGTGATAAGATGGTCATGATGTGGGACTTGCAGAACTCCTCACAGCCAAGACAGCAGTTCTCTGGCCACACCATGGTGGTCACTGGACTGACCGTGAGTCCAG ATTCATCACAACTGTGTACCGGCTCCCGTGACAACACCCTGCTCTTGTGGGATGTGGGGACTGGACGGTGTTCAGAGAGTGCTTCAGTCTCCAGGAACCTG GTCACTCACTTGTGCTGGGTCCCCCAAGAACCTTACGTACTCCAGACCTCCGAGGATAAAACCATCAG ACTGTGGGACAGTCGGGGGCTGCAGGTAGCTCATACATTTCCCACCCAGCAGCACATCCAGACGCACTGCGCGGTCAGTGAGGATGGACACAAGTGTGTCTCCTGCAGCAGCGGCTTTGGAGGGGAAGGCTGTGAAGCCACG CTGTGGGACCTAAGGCAGACACGGAACAGAATCTGTGAGTACAGGGGGCACTTCCAGACCGTTGCGTCCTGTATCTTTCTACCCAGAGCTCTAGCCTCAATGCCTGCAGTTGCTACCTCATCACATGACTGCAAGGTGAAGATCTGGAATCAAGACACTGGAG cctgccttttcaccttgtcgCTGGATGGATCAGGACCTTTGACTTCCCTGGCGGTGGCCGACACCATCTCCTTATTGTGTGCGAGTTTCAGCAGAGGAATTCACTTACTCAGGGTGGACCACAGCCGAGGGCTGGAACTGCGGGAAGTGGCGGCATTCTGA
- the WDR31 gene encoding WD repeat-containing protein 31 isoform X4, whose translation MLLLRCHPKRALPQKVSCRFCPVMGKLQSKFRHGTYRYSRPDGFIEERIQTKAFQEYSPAHVDTVSVVAALNSDLCVSGGKDKTVVAYNWRTGNAVKRFKGHEREITKIACIYKSSQFFSASRDKMVMMWDLQNSSQPRQQFSGHTMVVTGLTVSPDSSQLCTGSRDNTLLLWDVGTGRCSESASVSRNLVTHLCWVPQEPYVLQTSEDKTIRLWDSRGLQVAHTFPTQQHIQTHCAVSEDGHKCVSCSSGFGGEGCEATLWDLRQTRNRICEYRGHFQTVASCIFLPRALASMPAVATSSHDCKVKIWNQDTGACLFTLSLDGSGPLTSLAVADTISLLCASFSRGIHLLRVDHSRGLELREVAAF comes from the exons ATGCTGCTACTCAGGTGCCATCCAAAACGAGCTCTTCCCCAGAAGGTCTCGTGCAGGTTCTGTCCAGTGATGGGGAAACTGCAGAGCAAATTCAGACACGGCACTTACAGATACAG CAGGCCAGATGGATTTATCGAAGAGAGGATTCAAACTAAAGCCTTTCAAGAGTATAGCCCGGCTCACGTGGATACCGTCTCTGTTGTTGCTGCTCTGAACTCAGACCTCTGTGTCTCCGGAGGAAAAGATAAG ACAGTTGTGGCCTATAACTGGAGAACTGGAAATGCGGTGAAAAGGTTCAAAGGACATGAGCGTGAAATCACCAAG ATAGCGTGTATTTACAAATCAAGCCAGTTCTTCAGCGCCTCTCGTGATAAGATGGTCATGATGTGGGACTTGCAGAACTCCTCACAGCCAAGACAGCAGTTCTCTGGCCACACCATGGTGGTCACTGGACTGACCGTGAGTCCAG ATTCATCACAACTGTGTACCGGCTCCCGTGACAACACCCTGCTCTTGTGGGATGTGGGGACTGGACGGTGTTCAGAGAGTGCTTCAGTCTCCAGGAACCTG GTCACTCACTTGTGCTGGGTCCCCCAAGAACCTTACGTACTCCAGACCTCCGAGGATAAAACCATCAG ACTGTGGGACAGTCGGGGGCTGCAGGTAGCTCATACATTTCCCACCCAGCAGCACATCCAGACGCACTGCGCGGTCAGTGAGGATGGACACAAGTGTGTCTCCTGCAGCAGCGGCTTTGGAGGGGAAGGCTGTGAAGCCACG CTGTGGGACCTAAGGCAGACACGGAACAGAATCTGTGAGTACAGGGGGCACTTCCAGACCGTTGCGTCCTGTATCTTTCTACCCAGAGCTCTAGCCTCAATGCCTGCAGTTGCTACCTCATCACATGACTGCAAGGTGAAGATCTGGAATCAAGACACTGGAG cctgccttttcaccttgtcgCTGGATGGATCAGGACCTTTGACTTCCCTGGCGGTGGCCGACACCATCTCCTTATTGTGTGCGAGTTTCAGCAGAGGAATTCACTTACTCAGGGTGGACCACAGCCGAGGGCTGGAACTGCGGGAAGTGGCGGCATTCTGA